In Mastigocladopsis repens PCC 10914, a single window of DNA contains:
- a CDS encoding DUF1838 domain-containing protein, which produces MVAEIKEFDAQQWVKTRSSVDPKESTFLTWKGNIYAFLPGEKKKLLFKIVGMSVSRCIPTTEGSWDFTSRELTYYLHPETGEILHKWDNPWTGETVSVVHVANNPVQGHFKGKFPAPVEGDTTTFVFDIFPTYPNPLAENPKFAEYTPHRIYQAAELFKLTVPTADLLNSELPSVTELKLSWDRIGQWLPWMKMGTRLGHLIYSAYGSKVNGFSELPQLLQDEINTRVPLYKQAPKSFLDVEDMTSWLYFQQHFDAYLAGETFPLPETEEI; this is translated from the coding sequence ATGGTTGCCGAAATCAAAGAATTTGATGCCCAGCAGTGGGTGAAAACTCGCTCATCTGTTGACCCTAAAGAATCTACCTTTCTCACCTGGAAGGGAAATATTTACGCTTTTCTCCCAGGGGAGAAGAAAAAACTCCTCTTTAAGATTGTGGGTATGAGCGTGAGTAGATGTATTCCTACAACAGAGGGTAGCTGGGATTTTACTTCTAGGGAACTGACTTATTACCTTCATCCAGAAACAGGTGAGATTTTGCACAAGTGGGATAATCCTTGGACGGGAGAAACAGTGTCAGTGGTACATGTTGCCAATAATCCCGTGCAGGGTCATTTTAAAGGCAAGTTTCCAGCGCCAGTGGAGGGAGACACTACAACCTTCGTATTTGATATATTTCCCACTTACCCTAATCCTCTGGCAGAAAATCCCAAGTTTGCTGAGTATACTCCACACAGAATTTATCAAGCGGCAGAATTGTTTAAATTAACCGTTCCCACCGCAGATTTATTGAACTCTGAACTTCCTTCGGTAACTGAACTCAAGCTGAGTTGGGATAGAATTGGTCAGTGGCTGCCTTGGATGAAAATGGGCACACGCCTTGGTCATCTCATCTACAGTGCTTATGGAAGCAAAGTGAATGGTTTTAGCGAGTTGCCGCAACTGCTGCAAGATGAAATCAATACCCGCGTTCCTTTGTACAAACAAGCACCAAAATCGTTTCTTGATGTGGAAGATATGACTTCTTGGCTTTACTTCCAACAGCACTTTGATGCTTATTTAGCTGGTGAAACCTTTCCACTGCCAGAGACGGAGGAGATTTAG